A DNA window from Doryrhamphus excisus isolate RoL2022-K1 chromosome 2, RoL_Dexc_1.0, whole genome shotgun sequence contains the following coding sequences:
- the zgc:162472 gene encoding transcription factor TFIIIB component B'' homolog isoform X1, with translation MFRRSRFSVRPNVGGPGRTAAPPQEAAPVGQEEAPRSPKDISNGVSISVAGTAPAASGDGNDPSGEGCSSSAAVQRRKRFSIKPKVAPGRPATLPRVPKSPAKVVSESPAKVSELESTTSNEVHTPAATQSLQCPSPQKPSADSKLPCVQSTSVSCDGSGDTLKESHSLPRGGKKPEKTSDCFIKVPPRPLDKVSLPDRESAELSEKAKTLLSSKGRSSIPKFSLSRLLNDPSDVQRLEKAQKLRDLLKQEMRKEKARRRSKKHLKEFSVDPTKMTMRDLIRYLPLSNPMSSSIEDGNQENETVIPFSPRLEIPPERTQKPEPEVVPKTGKQTEEEEEEGEEAGQEEEEEEDEALMVPQVKVAEDGTLILDEESLTVEVQRTKGANPVEDRDPIFERGSTTMYSSFRASTYCKPWSSEETDMFFLAISMVGTDFSMICQLFPNRTRSEIRNKFKKEERLNSWRVDKAFEERRKLDIEYFSKLLQKVLELQESRKKLKLLVEKNAPRKRQRKSKGTKRKKAASELSGSEDEEDLEEDVLSSSEAEDREKENEELCKEGGALVSKAKRKRKRRSEEDVSAPKLMKGKRKTHNEEDEACIPKDTEAALPEDHPNSEVCESAEMEKTSKGASVQAARLSRGRATKPAVPLGPKRSKKLSSPPSADQGGDGASAEQDNTSKEQANTGTSPSRETSDADIDDSSGDEDYPIKPAKATRYGRVPKPTALLNYSAKEDSPTTQPELQPKRSRTAKASPATPAAKKPKLGMPRASGSEPSKGKDDDTEERGSSSGGAREECSTPVPASPRSSHAAILQEEEEIADELDIFADMSVLDMSQDALCLNSSCERAQIETGSREPCVHQLDLLVDVIDFLSSEHTEVSEAQSYNEAAQTLLTIGHVSQLPTQDQNTGIPLDVGNETCLRLEEEIVAELMEENNSRPVLPVSAGIYNTESSPQIGEGMGEEQRPASDPDSTLPSQSSPHTRKAHSSEVKPKPDLARASREPETSAAEIHSAAPDLSKETTPNMADYSQPSKEQTCDVEQAVMEDKCTDAETNGSSPNAGPALTEAPAQQSGEDAGDTVPENSSTPPSSKAIRRRPFQRIKPKPNIPQISKHQATKEASLPSNLESTSKTTSEVQPQSTLHADQTGPSPTVEVSSTLPSAGEATSSNVEKTTEPADQVRSEPQPTDAEKIQCAPNNITEAPAQQSNASLLQEGGDHGVMPEVNQCHNSSTRPSSQPTRKTRFPRVKPKPNLPQISKSGRSTHQTTKETLLSANQESSSKRAAKVESFSTDKPSQRTSAVTPSVGCSTSMIPSEEAPSPRQEAEADQGFPTQDSGKENQRIKSLCFNPERTLISSNNEVPSACGPHAEQAASHQGGKLREKSSNSALKPDSSSHSSVEAPSPALPLEPTPEHPSSSGDNKKEVSSEESKYTPETTQRRQHLPKVKPYLTSPARAIRCVSQSGDGGELSKQTLSYLHISSQHQLVEERSEPQSGNNEEVATACKERPNDTAPCQDKAEGGTSLESDGHVIPALPSNVQPGEDIVNMPSLRCLDDPTLPKTSTTTRRPKPSPSTSPPRPQEVADAGLTALTRAPVPLHTPDPVVPAEGAVEDQPTLTTAQNQTPAGLSIFRDTLSVPSDPDEPFFILSLTEIPVVCAGEVPAAAPQPPPPLPEAHASGQQSLAVDTVAAGQVSSTADLLPSNDETCTTTGPAVEDPVAFPEEQQTQACTSAAPWRAASSPKRKPKGFLSFLSGTGSATQSESTRLKPASRRPTVKALQRQRPPRHNNTSTITQAPVDTSLPDPVDTRLPEAAEPEAPVETSLPDPVDTRLPEAAVESRLPKPEAAEPEAPVDTRMPQPEAPVDTRIPQPEAPVDTRIPQPEAPVDTRIPQPEAPVDTRIPQPEAAVETRIPEPEEAVDTRIPEPEAPVDTRLPEMHAAPRGAEVSVCEEHSSTAVQEEPTDVSQYFLRDIFTDIQDT, from the exons ATGTTTCGGCGCTCAAGGTTCAGCGTTCGTCCCAATGTGGGTGGACCTGGGAGGACAGCAGCACCGCCACAGGAAGCTGCTCCGGTGGGTCAGGAGGAGGCCCCCCGGTCCCCGAAAGACATCAGCAACGGTGTTTCTATATCTGTTGCTGGCACTGCACCTGCCGCCTCAGG AGATGGAAACGATCCAAGTGGGGAAGGCTGCAGCTCCTCAGCTGCAGTCCAGAGAAGAAAGCGCTTTTCTATCAAGCCCAAAGTGGCCCCGGGTCGCCCCGCTACCCTCCCTCGAGTACCCAAGTCTCCCGCCAAGGTGGTCTCTGAAAGTCCAGCAAAAGTGTCAGAACTTGAGTCGACAACATCCAATGAAGTTCACACTCCAGCAGCCACACAGAGCCTCCAGTGTCCATCGCCACAGAAGCCCTCGGCGGATAGCAAGCTGCCTTGTGTACAATCCACTTCTGTCTCCTGTGACGGGTCTGGAGACACCCTAAAAGAAAGCCACTCCCTGCCAAGAGGTGGCAAAAAGCCAGAGAAGACATCTGACTGTTTCATCAAAGTTCCTCCTAGACCTCTGGATAAAGTTTCCCTCCCAGACAGAGAATCTGCTGAACTCTCAGAAAAGGCCAAGACTCTCCTGTCATCAAAGGGCAGGTCATCAATTCCCAAATTCTCCCTGAGTCGACTTTTAAATGATCCATCAGATGTTCAGAGGCTGGAAAAGGCTCAGAAGCTACGAGACCTGCTCAAACAGGAGATGCGCAAAGAGAAG GCTAGGAGGAGGTCCAAGAAGCACCTGAAGGAATTTAGTGTGGATCCCACCAAAATGACCATGAGGGACCTTATTCGGTACCTACCGCTGTCCAACCCTATGTC GTCCAGTATTGAAGACGGCAATCAGGAGAATGAGACTGTTATTCCATTTTCTCCAAGACTAGAAAT ACCACCAGAGAGAACGCAGAAACCAGAACCTGAGGTTGTCCCCAAGACAGGAAAGCAgacggaggaggaagaggaggaaggtgaggaggcggggcaggaggaagaggaagaggaagatgaggCGCTGATGGTTCCGCAGGTAAAAGTGGCAGAAGACGGCACGCTGATCCTGGATGAGGAGAG TTTGACCGTGGAGGTCCAGAGAACCAAAGGAGCTAACCCTGTAGAAGACAGAGACCCCATCTTTGAACGCGGATCCACCACCATGTACTCCAGTTTCAGGGCATCCACGTATTGCAAGCCCTGGTCCAGTGAAG AGACAGACATGTTCTTCCTGGCTATCAGCATGGTGGGGACAGACTTCTCCATGATCTGTCAGCTTTTCCCCAACAGAACTCGATCTGAGATAAGG AACAAATTTAAGAAAGAAGAGCGGCTAAATTCCTGGAGAGTGGACAAAGCCTTCG AAGAGAGACGCAAGCTGGACATTGAGTATTTTTCTAAGCTGCTGCAGAAGGTACTGGAActtcaggaaagcaggaagaaaCTCAAGCTGCTTGTGGAGAAGAACGCTCCCAGGAAGCGCCAGAGGAAGTCAAAGGGCACAAAGA GGAAAAAAGCTGCCAGCGAGCTCAGTGGCAGCGAGGATGAAGAGGACTTGGAAGAGGATGTCCTCTCTAGCTCTGAGGCGGaggacagagagaaagagaacgAGGAGCTCTGCAAGGAGGGAGGAGCCTTAGTCTCTAAGGCCAAGAGGAAACGCAAACGCAGGAGTGAGGAGGACGTCTCTGCTCCAAAGTTGATGAAGGGGAAAAGGAAGACGCACAACGAAGAAG ATGAGGCCTGCATCCCCAAAGACACAGAAGCTGCACTTCCTGAGGATCATCCCAACTCTGAAGT GTGTGAAAGTGCTGAGATGGAGAAAACGTCAAAGGGAGCCTCGGTTCAGGCAGCTAGGCTCTCTCGAGGCAGAGCGACCAAACCTGCCGTGCCTCTGGGCCCAAAGCGGAGTAAAAAGCTCTCATCTCCTCCCTCGGCAGACCAAGGGGGAGATGGTGCATCTGCTGAACAGGACAACACCTCTAAAGAGCAG GCCAACACGGGGACATCACCTTCAAGAGAAACCAGCGATGCTGATATTGACGACTCCTCTGGCGATGAAGACTACCCCATTAAACCTGCAAAAGCCACCAG GTACGGCAGAGTCCCCAAACCTACTGCACTTTTAAATTACTCCGCCAAGGAGGACTCGCCTACCACTCAGCCTGAACTCCAACCCAAGAGGAGCAGAACAGCCAAGGCATCGCCAGCTACCCCGGCAGCCAAAAAGCCCaaactgggcatgcccagagcaTCTGGGTCTGAACCCAGCAAGGGGAAGGATGACGACACGGAGGAGCGGGGGTCCTCCAGCGGTGGCGCCAGGGAGGAGTGCAGCACTCCAGTGCCTGCCAGCCCGAGATCTTCCCATGCCGCCATCCtacaggaagaagaggagatAGCAGACGAG CTCGATATCTTTGCCGATATGTCTGTGTTGGACATGTCCCAAGATGCACTCTGCCTCAACTCATCGTGTGAGCGTGCCCAAATTGAGACCGGGTCAAGAGAACCTTGTGTGCATCAGTTGGACCTTCTGGTC GATGTCATAGACTTCCTTTCCTCCGAGCACACTGAAG TgtctgaggctcagagctacaACGAGGCCGCTCAAACTCTGCTCACCATCGGCCATGTCTCTCAGCTCCCCACTCAGGACCAAAACACAG GCATACCTTTGGACGTTGGAAATGAAACTTGTCTACGTTTGGAAGAGGAGATTGTAGCGGAGTTAATGGAGGAAAACAATTCCAGACCAGTTCTGCCTGTATCTGCCGGTATATACAACACAGAGTCTTCACCTCAGATTGGTGAAGGCATGGGCGAAGAACAGAGACCAGCATCAGACCCTGACTCAACCCTACCATCACAATCAAGCCCACATACCAGAAAAGCTCACTCATCCGAGGTGAAACCAAAACCTGACCTTGCCAGAGCCTCAAGAGAACCCGAAACATCAGCAGCGGAGATCCATAGTGCTGCTCCTGACTTGTCTAAAGAAACAACTCCAAACATGGCAGACTACAGCCAGCCTTCCAAAGAACAGACATGTGACGTGGAACAGGCCGTCATGGAGGACAAGTGTACAGATGCTGAAACAAACGGCAGCTCTCCAAATGCTGGACCTGCACTCACAGAAGCACCAGCTCAGCAATCAGGTGAAGATGCTGGAGACACCGTGCCTGAAAACTCCAGTACACCCCCGTCATCTAAAGCCATTAGGAGGAGGCCATTCCAGAGGATCAAACCAAAACCGAACATTCCCCAAATATCAAAACATCAAGCCACCAAAGAGGCTAGCCTGCCTTCCAATCTGGAATCAACCTCCAAAACCACATCTGAAGTACAGCCGCAATCTACTTTACATGCTGACCAAACAGGTCCCAGTCCAACCGTGGAGGTAAGCTCTACTCTGCCGTCTGCAGGGGAAGCGACTTCTAGTAATGTGGAGAAGACTACCGAACCTGCTGATCAGGTCAGGAGTGAGCCGCAGCCCACAGATGCTGAGAAGATTCAATGTGCCCCGAATAACATCACAGAAGCACCAGCTCAACAATCAAACGCATCATTGCTCCAAGAAGGTGGCGATCATGGCGTCATGCCAGAAGTAAATCAATGTCACAACTCTAGCACTCGGCCATCATCTCAACCCACCAGGAAGACTCGATTCCCGAGGgtcaaaccaaaaccaaacctTCCACAGATATCAAAAAGCGGACGCTCTACACATCAAACCACAAAAGAAACGCTTCTGTCTGCAAATCAAGAGTCAAGCAGCAAAAGAGCAGCTAAAGTAGAATCTTTCTCCACAGATAAACCCAGTCAAAGAACTTCAGCTGTGACGCCATCCGTGGGGTGCAGCACCAGCATGATCCCTTCAGAGGAGGCTCCTAGTCCGCGTCAGGAGGCAGAAGCTGACCAGGGTTTCCCAACACAGGATTCTGGAAAGGAAAATCAACGAATTAAATCACTCTGCTTCAACCCTGAAAGAACTCTGATTTCTTCTAATAATGAGGTTCCATCAGCATGTGGCCCTCATGCAGAGCAGGCTGCATCTCACCAAGGCGGCAAACTCAGGGAGAAAAGCTCCAACTCTGCCCTGAAGCCTGACTCTTCTAGCCATTCAAGCGTAGAAGCCCCATCACCAGCCTTGCCATTGGAGCCCACACCGGAGCACCCTTCTTCTTCTGGAGATAACAAGAAGGAAGTTAGCTCAGAGGAATCAAAGTACACTCCAGAAACAACTCAAAGGCGGCAACACCTCCCCAAAGTCAAACCCTATTTGACATCCCCTGCTAGAGCGATACGCTGTGTGTCGCAGTCAGGGGATGGAGGTGAACTCTCAAAGCAAACCTTATCTTATCTTCACATATCTTCACAACATCAGCTAGTAGAAGAAAGGTCAGAACCACAGTCTGGAAATAACGAGGAAGTGGCAACAGCTTGCAAAGAAAGGCCAAACGACACAGCTCCTTGTCAGGACAAGGCAGAGGGCGGGACTTCCTTGGAATCCGATGGCCACGTGATTCCTGCCCTGCCCTCAAATGTCCAGCCAGGTGAAGATATTGTCAACATGCCGTCCCTTAGATG CTTAGATGATCCTACGTTGCCAAAAACCTCCACAACAACTAGAAGACCCAAACCCAGCCCATCCACAAGCCCCCCCCGGCCCCAAGAAGTGGCAGATGCAGGTCTGACAGCCTTGACGCGTGCTCCTGTTCCTCTGCACACGCCCGACCCTGTGGTGCCAGCAGAGGGAGCTGTTGAG GATCAACCCACGTTGACGACGGCACAGAACCAAACTCCAGCAGGTCTTTCGATATTTCGAGACA CACTGTCGGTGCCCTCGGATCCTGATGAACCATTTTTTATCCTCTCCCTGACTGAGATCCCAGTCGTCTGTGCCGGGGAGGTACCGGCCGCCGCCCCGCAGCCGCCACCTCCACTCCCTGAAGCACATGCGTCAGGGCAGCAGAG TCTTGCCGTGGACACCGTGGCAGCAGGGCAGGTTTCTTCCACGGCCGACCTCCTCCCATCCAATGATGAGACGTGCACCACCACG GGTCCAGCCGTGGAGGATCCTGTAGCGTTCCCAGAGGAACAGCAGACGCAGGCGTGCACCTCGGCAGCACCATGGAGAGCAGCAAGTTCTCCCAAAAG GAAACCCAAAGGCTTCCTGTCCTTCCTCTCTGGAACAGGCAGTGCCACCCAGTCCGAGTCCACACGACTCAAACCCGCTTCCAGACGACCAACAGTTAAAGCTTTACAGAGACAGAGACCTCCACGCCACAACAACACCAGCACCATCACACAAGCACCAGTGGACACCAGCCTACCAGATCCAGTGGACACCAGGCTACCAGAAGCAGCGGAACCAGAAGCACCAGTGGAGACCAGCCTACCAGATCCAGTGGACACCAGGCTACCAGAAGCAGCAGTGGAATCTAGGCTACCAAAACCAGAAGCGGCAGAACCAGAAGCACCAGTGGACACCAGGATGCCACAACCAGAAGCACCAGTGGACACCAGGATACCACAACCAGAAGCGCCAGTGGACACCAGGATACCACAACCAGAAGCGCCAGTGGACACCAGGATACCACAACCAGAAGCGCCAGTGGACACCAGGATACCACAACCAGAAGCAGCAGTGGAGACCAGGATACCAGAACCAGAAGAAGCAGTGGACACCAGGATACCAGAACCAGAAGCACCAGTGGACACCAGGCTACCAGAAATGCATGCAGCTCCTCGTGGAGCTGAG GTTTCAGTATGTGAGGAACACAGCAGCACGGCGGTCCAAGAAGAACCCACTGACGTGTCCCAGTACTTCCTAAGAGACATTTTTACTGACATCCAGGACACATGA